ACCGCCACCGACACACCTGCCTGACCGGCCGAAGAACAGGAGAACCCATGTCCTACTCCAGTGAAGAGGTGCGCGAGACCGTGCTCGCGATCATCGAGCAACTCGCCCCCGAACGGGAGCGGTTCGACGCGGGAAGAGACATGCGCCTGGTCGAGGACCTCGGCTTCCACTCCCTCGCCCTGCTGGAGATGGCGTTCGCGATCGAGGACGACTTCGACCTCCCGCCGATCGACGAGAAGACCGGCCGCTCCATCCAGACCACGGAACAGGTACTCGCCTACGTCCTGAGCCAGGTGGAGGTCAGGACCCCGTCGTGATCGCCACCACCCACCCGAGCACGACGTGACGAAGGAGCCACGATGACCGAGGCGATCGCCCTGACGGACCTCACCAAGCGATTCGGTGAACACACCGCACTCGACCGCGTCTCGCTGCGCATACCGGCCGGAACCGTGGTGGGCCTGCTCGGCCCCAACGGCGCGGGCAAGACCACCCTGATCAACTGCCTCACCACGTTGCTGCGGCCCGACGGCGGCACCGTCCGCGTCCTCGGCCACGACCCCGGGACCGACCCGTCCCTGGTCCGCGCCAACATCGCCGTCACCGGTCAGTTCGCCGCCCTCGACGAGCAGATCAGCCCGCACGAGAACCTGGTCTTCTTCGGCCGGCTGCTGGGGCTGGGCCGGGGCGAGGCCCAGCGGCGGGCGGGGGAGATGCTGGAGCGGTTCGAGCTGAGCGAGGCGGCCCGCG
This DNA window, taken from Streptomyces griseus subsp. griseus, encodes the following:
- a CDS encoding acyl carrier protein, yielding MSYSSEEVRETVLAIIEQLAPERERFDAGRDMRLVEDLGFHSLALLEMAFAIEDDFDLPPIDEKTGRSIQTTEQVLAYVLSQVEVRTPS